The Siansivirga zeaxanthinifaciens CC-SAMT-1 region TCGGGGTGCCGATACAAAAACGAATAAGCATATTTCTCCAGCTTTTACAATACCTAAACTGTGATAAATATGCATACAGGTTAAATCGAATTTTTCAAAAGCGGCTTCTCTAATATCATGAAATTTTATATTGGCCATGTCTTCGTAAGCCGTGTATTCTATGGCTGAAATCGTTTTATTGTTTATAACATCGGCACGAACTTGACCTAAAAAAATATTATGAGCGCCAATACTTGTTTTACTTTGATGCTTCGCAATGG contains the following coding sequences:
- a CDS encoding molybdenum cofactor biosynthesis protein MoaE; the encoded protein is MEHKKIKSVFKQGAISSEFIGESIAKHQSKTSIGAHNIFLGQVRADVINNKTISAIEYTAYEDMANIKFHDIREAAFEKFDLTCMHIYHSLGIVKAGEICLFVFVSAPRRKVVFKALEFIVEAIKADVPVFGKEIFEDDTHQWKTNT